ACGGGGCAGGCCCCGGTGTGCTGCGGTGGTTTGATGCACGCGAGCGTAACGCCCTGCTGGCGCTGCTGGCGGCCGCCGTCCTGTTGATCCTCTGTTCGCTGGCCGGCGGCATGCCCTCCGCCTCCGCCTCGGCCGCCGAGCCGCCGCCCATCAAGGCGCCGGCAGCTCCCGCACCTTGAGGTTGCGGAAAGCCGCCTCATCATTGTGATCGGTCAGCAACAGGTGGCCGGCAATCTTTTTCCCAAAATCCGGCGACGTGCGAAACTTGCTATTGGCCACCGCCGCCAGCACCTCCGGGCTGCCACATTCATATTCCAACACCTTTTCGCCGTTGAGCCAGTGCTCCACGTGCGCACCGCGGACAATAATCCGGGAGTGATTGATTTCCGGCGCCAGTTTCATGGGCGCGTGGGGACGCGGCGGCAGCACATCATAAAACGAGGCGGTTTGCTGCTTCGGGTTCTTGATTGTAGTATCGTCAATCATTTGATACTCGTGGCCCACCCCACGCTCCTCCAGAAACATGTATTTCACGCCATTGTTGG
The DNA window shown above is from Verrucomicrobiia bacterium and carries:
- a CDS encoding DUF1080 domain-containing protein, whose protein sequence is MQRTSLFIYGVLLLTGLGLAGAEPNTLTEQERAAGWRLLFNGRNLEGWRSVRRATPPTTGWVVTNGWLVKLAGQRGGDLITTQRFDNFELSWEWRIPPRANNGVKYMFLEERGVGHEYQMIDDTTIKNPKQQTASFYDVLPPRPHAPMKLAPEINHSRIIVRGAHVEHWLNGEKVLEYECGSPEVLAAVANSKFRTSPDFGKKIAGHLLLTDHNDEAAFRNLKVRELPAP